From a region of the Desmodus rotundus isolate HL8 chromosome 7, HLdesRot8A.1, whole genome shotgun sequence genome:
- the C2CD4A gene encoding C2 calcium-dependent domain-containing protein 4A: MSCLERHRLGPPRLLRGGNWRLQGRAGGTPALCANVLTPDSIPEFCIPPRLAPCPALTALRNSWVKKAGADDGAGLTDWDPRSQAALSLPHLPRARTAFGFCALLESPHTRRKESLFLGDPGAAGLPPQRAAPPALHPRAHTYRGCGGDAPLQPSGRAPGTTPAAPGCPRPPGNTLALGSRGHRLLHASERLLNRALKTSRSHDPACAGSVSSGDEDENKERDAGSGSPARALSASPPLSPGPRPERLEAEGTVALGRAGSALRLAAEYSPASGRLRLRLLHPEGPAGGAAEPRALGCRVSLVLQPPGKTRQLRSAVMRGSHKAVFDQDFCFDGLSEDELRRLAVRVKAEKNGRGQGELLLGSLLLP; the protein is encoded by the coding sequence ATGTCGTGCCTGGAGCGACACCGCTTGGGCCCCCCGCGCCTCCTGCGGGGCGGAAACTGGCGTCTCCAGGGTCGGGCTGGCGGAACCCCGGCCCTGTGCGCAAACGTCCTCACCCCAGACAGCATCCCTGAGTTCTGCATACCCCCGAGACTcgcgccctgccccgccctgacTGCACTCCGAAACTCCTGGGTGAAAAAAGCAGGGGCGGACGACGGCGCGGGTCTCACTGACTGGGACCCGCGCTCGCAGGCCGCGCTCTCGCTGCCTCACCTGCCCCGCGCGCGCACCGCCTTTGGATTCTGCGCGCTGCTGGAAAGTCCTCACACCCGCCGCAAGGAGTCGCTCTTCCTCGGGGACCCTGGAGCCGCCGGGCTCCCGCCGCAGCGCGCCGCCCCGCCCGCGCTCCACCCCCGGGCCCACACCTACCGCGGCTGTGGAGGAGACGCCCCCCTCCAGCCCTCCGGTAGAGCCCCAGGCACCACCCCCGCGGCTCCCGGCTGCCCCCGCCCGCCCGGCAATACACTCGCTCTGGGTTCCCGCGGCCACCGCCTCCTGCACGCCTCCGAAAGGCTGCTGAACCGCGCGCTGAAGACTTCGAGGAGTCACGACCCAGCCTGCGCCGGCTCTGTGTCCAGCGGGGACGAGGATGAGAATAAAGAGCGCGACGCTGGCTCGGGGTCGCCGGCCCGGGCCCTCTCTGCGTCCCCTCCGTTGTCCCCCGGCCCGCGGCCAGAGCGCTTAGAAGCCGAGGGCACCGTGGCTCTGGGTCGCGCCGGCAGCGCCCTGCGCCTGGCTGCTGAGTACAGTCCGGCCAGCGGGCGCCTCCGACTCCGCCTGCTCCACCCTGAGGGCCCGGCGGGAGGAGCCGCCGAGCCCCGCGCCCTCGGCTGCCGTGTCAGCCTGGTCCTGCAGCCACCCGGCAAGACGCGCCAGCTGCGCAGCGCCGTGATGCGCGGGAGCCACAAGGCCGTCTTCGACCAGGACTTCTGCTTCGACGGACTCTCGGAGGACGAATTGCGCCGCCTGGCCGTGCGTGTGAAGGCTGAGAAGAACGGCCGAGGCCAGGGCGAGCTGCTGCTGGGCTCCCTCCTTCTGCCCTGA